The genome window GTCGAGACGTGCGAACGTGGGCGCGAGCGACGGCGGCGCCGCCAGCAGGCGGTGGTACGGCACGAGGCCCAGCGCGACCGCCGCGACGCCGGTCGCGAGCGTGCCCGCCAGGATCGCCCCCCGGTACCGGCGCGCGCGCAGCACCCCGACGAGCAGCGTGCCGCCCATCGCCACCAGCACGGCCGGATGGTGCAGGTCGCCCAGCCGGACGAGCGTGCCCGGCGCCGCACGCACCACCCCGGCCCACTCGAGGCCGACGAGCGCCAGGAGGAGCCCGATCCCGGCCGCGATCGCGTGCTTGAGCGACGCCGGGATCGCATCGATCAGCCGCTCGCGGAGCCCGACCAGTGAGAGGACGAGGAAGAGGACGCCCGCGATGCAGTTCGCGCCTAGCGCCACCTGCCACGAGCAGCCGAGCCCGCCCGCCGCCACCGGGCCCGCCACCACCAGGGCGAAGTAGAAGTTGTGCCCCATCGCCGGGGCCACCGCGATCGGGTAGTTGGCCCACAGCCCCATGAGCGCGGTCGCGAACGCCGAGGCGAGGCAGGTGGCGGCAAGCACGGCGCCTGGCTCCATGCCCGTCGTCGCCAGCACGGCGGGCTGCACGAAGACGATGTAGGAGAGTGCGGCGAACGTGCTCGCCCCACCGACCACCTCGGTGCGCAGATCGGTGCCGCGGGCGCGGAGCTGGAAGAGACGGTCGATCACCCGGCGCGCCGGCGATAGCAGAGCGCGCCCGGTGGCAACAAGCGCCGTTACGTGTCCGATCGGCGTCCGGCCGGCTCACAACGCGCGCCGGCCGTCGGGCGAGACGCGGAGCGGGACCCCCGTCGGGCTCGCGAGCGCGGCGTCGAGGAGCCGCCGGTCCACGCGGCTCGCGAGCTTCTCGCGCGCGAGGGCGGTGCGCGCCGCGCCGGCGAGCGAGCGCGTGTAGCGGTAGATGTCCCGCTCCACCTCGACGTAGGCCGCGCCATCGCGCCGGCCGACCTTCACCGGCTGGTAGGTGAACTCGACCGGCGTGCCGACCTCCACCAGCCGGAAGAGCCGCTCGATGTCCTCGGGGTAGAGACGGACGCAGCCGTGGGTCGCCTGCATGCCGATGCCCCACGGGACGTCCGTGCCGTGGATGCCGTAGAGCCGGTGCGTCAGCTGGAGGCGGTAGCCGCCGAGCGGGTTGTCGGGCGCGCCGCCCGGGATGGCGCGCCGCGCGTCGCCGCGCTCCGCGATGTGCTCGCGGCGGATCGACTCCGGGATGTACCAGGTCGGGTTCACCTGCTTCGATCGCACCCGGAACTTGCCGCGCGGCGTGCGCCGGTCGTCGCGCCCGAGGCCGACGGGGTACGTGGTGACGAGCGTCGTTCGCGGATCGTCGGGCGCGGGGCGGAAGTAGTAGAGCCGGAGCTCGGGGATGTTGACCACGATGCCCTGGTACGTGCAGCAGGGCAGCACCCACTCGGTCGGCACGACCACCTCGGTGCCGACGGGCGGCACCCACGGGTCGAGGCCCGGGTTCGCGTCGACGATCTCGTTGTAGCCGAGGTCGAACCAGCGCGCGACGTCGAGCAGCGTGTCGCCGGCGCGGATGCGGTAGCGGCGGACGGCGCCGATGACCGTCTCATCCGGCACGCGCAGGCGGTGGGTCGGGATCGCCTTCCGCGCGAAGGCCGCCTCGTCCCACGCCGCCGGCGCGTGTTCGGCTCCGGGCGCGCCCAGGCGCGCGCGCAGCGCCGCGCAGCCGGCGACGAGGAGCGTCGCCGCGACCAATCCCGCCGCGCGCTTCAGGACCCGTACCGGTCGATGACGTTCACGCCGACGGTCGCGAAGCGGTCCATCGACGCGAGCGCCTGCGCCGCCTCCTCGAGCGCGATGATCCTGCGCACGAGCTTCCAGCGGCAGCCCATGCGCGCGCGCGGCGTCGGATCGGGCACGTCGCGGACGATGCGCGGCCGACAGATGGCTTCCATGACTGCGGCTCTCAATCGGAACTCCGTGTCTCGCCGCCCCGCATACACCCGACGCCCGGCGCGCGTCGAGGGCACTCTACGCCGGAGGCGGAGGCGTGTCGCCCCCGGAGCGTGCGAGGCGCAGCGTCAAGGCGGTCAGCACCACCACCGCCGCCACCAGCACGGTCCAGAGGAGCACCTGCGGCACCAGGTCGCCGCGGCGCTCGATCGCGAGTCGAGCGCGGCTGTAGTCCGGATTCGGACCCGACGCCCTCGCCTCGACCGGCGCGCTGCTCACCGCGAGCACGACGTCGCGCACGCGGGTCAGCTCATAGCTCGGCGCGCTCGCCTTGGGGTCGCCGACGAGGAGGAAGTAGTCGCCGGCCGGGGCGGCGAGGAAGAGCTCCGGGAGGATCAGGCGCGCGCGGGCGGCGCGGAACGCGAGCGGCGCATCGTCCCCGTCCTGCACCACCAGCTCGAGCGCGACCACCCGAGCCGGAGGGAAGTCGACGCTCACCGGACGCGGCTTCCCGATGCGCTGCACGAGGCGGCCCTGCGCGAGCGTGCTCTCGCGCTTGTCCTCCATGGTCGCGGTCAGGCGAAACGCGCGGTCGAAGAAGGGCGTGTCGGTGTCGAGGACGATCTGGTCGAGACGGATGGGTGAGACCGGAAGGGCGAGGCGATAGCGCGACACCCGCTCGCGCCGGAGCGGGCTCGGGATTCCGAGCGGCTGCCACTCCGGCGCCGCATCGGGCTCGAGGAGGTAGGGCCACTGGCGCGCGGCGGCGTCGACGACGCGGACATCGGCCAGGTCGGGGCGCGCGTGCGCCACGTCCTCGGCGCGCAGGCGCAGTAGCGAGAGGCCCTCGGAGGACGGCCGCACGCCGAGCGCGCGCCGCTCGCTGTAGAGACGCGTGTCCACCACGGCGCCCGGCCGCATCGCGAAGCCGAGCGCGGGCGCGCCGTCGAAGAGCGGGTTGGCTTCGACGCTCCCGAGCCGTGCGGCCACGGCCGCGGACGGGTCACGGAGCCGCGCGGCCGCGCTCGCCCGCTCGCCGGCGAGCGCCTGACCCGACGCGGGAAGGAGCCCCGCCAGGTCGTAGCGCGGAGCGTATGCGCGCCCGCCGCCGAAGTAGAGCACGGCGGCCGGCTCCGCGCCCCCGCCGGTCGCGAGCGAGAAGACGAGCGAGGGCTGCCGCACCACCGCCGCGAACGTGAGCCCGTCGAGCGGCGCGCTGTCGCCGTCGATGATCTCCACGCGCAGGCGCTCGCCGCGCGCCGGGCCGAGCGTCATCTCGCTCTCACCGACCGCGGCGATGGCCTCGAGGCGGAAGAGGCTCGCGCGGCCGAGCAGGACGTCGTTGCCGCCCGGTCGCACGTCCCACACCTCGATGGTGCGGTCGAAGGCCGGGGTCGCGGTCTCGAGGCGCAGCACGTCCGGGACCAGGCCGTGCGGCCTTGCGAGCTCGACGATCGTGCGGCCGTCGGCCTGTCTCCGCGCGAGCTCCTGGAGCGGCACCGACGCCTCCTCGCGCGGATCGAGGAAGCGGGCGCTCTCGAAGACGAGCCGCGGCTCCAGGTAGAAGCCGTCCTCCCCCTCGAGCGTTACGGTGAGGCGCGCTCCGGCGAGCGGGGGGAGCGTCACCCGCGTCTTCTCCTTCGCAATGTTCGGCAGGCGGAAGAGCGAGCCGTCGTCGACGATGCGGCGCCAGCCGCCGTCGGGCGCCTCCGCCGTGATGTCGACCCGCCGCACGAAGCGCGGCCGGTCGGTCCTGAAGACGAGCTCCCAGGCGCCGGCCTGCGGCGCCGTCGCGGGCGCCGCCAGCGCGTACGACTCGCGCTGCCGAGGCGGGCCCTGCTCGCGCCGCATCTCCTCGCGTTGCACGTCGAGGATCGCCGCCTCGACCGTCTCCTTCACCTCGACCCGGGTGCGCGCCTCCGGGCCGGTGTCGATCACGTATGGAACCTCGCGCCCGCGACGATCGAAGACACGCAGGTCGGAGAGGTCGGGCCGGCAGGCGGCGAGCACCTCCGCCGGCACCTTCAGGCGCGAGAGCCCGCCGGGTGCGGCCACGAAGACGGCCGCCTGCTCCGGGAAGAGCCGGCGCAGGTCGGCGTCGGCCCGCTCCTCCGCGCGGGCGGGAAGGGGGACGAGGCCCAGCAGCGCGACCAACACGCGCTCGCGCCTCACGTCCCCTCCGCCGATGGCCCGCGGAAGACGAAGCGCTGGTACGCGAGCGAGACCGCGATCAGCGCCAGCGCGAGCCCGAGCAGCGACGCCACCCGGTAGAGGTCGTGCAACTGGCCCAGGTCGTGGAGAAAGACCTTCGCGATCGTGATCATGAAGAGGCCGAGGCTCACCCAGCGCAGCCCGATGCTCCGCCGGCTCATGCCGATGGCGAGCAGCACGAGCGCGTAGACCGCCCAGGCGAGCGACGTGGTCAGGTCGCGCCCCGCCATCCGCTCGAAGCTCACGTGCAGCATCGGCCCGGTCGCGAACCAGTCGGCGATCGCGAGGTTGATCCAGACGAAGATCACGACCAGCGCGGCGAACCCGGCCCCGAGCGCGCCCGCCGGCATCCCGTGCACGTACAGCCGCTCGCGCTCCCAGCCGCGCGCGCGGGCGAGCTCCCGCGGACGGAGCAGCGCCGCCGTCCCGAGCAGCGCCACCGCCGGCACCAGGTAGGTGTAGAGGAGCCAGTTCACGATGCGGAAGGCCGGCCGCGGATAGTAGCCGAGCACCGCCGGATTCGCGACCAGACGGACGGTGACGGCCCAGAGCAGCGCCAGCCCGAAATACTTGAGCCCCGGGTAGTCGAGGCGGACCCAGAGCGCGGTCACCGCCAGGCCCTCCAGCGCCCAGCCGATCGTGATCCACTCCTTCTCTAGCTGGAGCGGGATGGCGACGGTGACGAAGCCCATGGCGACGGCGCCGAACCACGCGATCACGCCGACGCGAATGGGATCGCTCTCCGCCCAGCGCTCGCGCGCCCGCACCGCGGCGGCGAGCGACACCAGAGCCAGCACGACGGGCAGGAGACCGATCGTGCCGGCGCCGAAGCGGAACAGGTAGAGGCGCCGGAGGGAGAGGAACCAGGCGGGGGCGGCGAGCGCGGCCCCGTACCAGGCGAACCGATCGGCACGGAAGCGGGCGCCGGCGAGGAACGGCCAGGCGGTGAAGAGGAGCACGGCGGCCCCCTGCAGGAGGAGCGGCGTGGTCTCGCCGGGGCCGCGCAACGCCCCCGTCCAGCCCCACTGCACGAACGCGGTGGCGAGCGCCGCCCCGAGCACCCCCGGACCGGAGCAGAGGCGCGTCGCGCTGAGCGCGACCAGCACGCCGAGGGCGAGCGTCGTGCCATGGAACAGCCAGAGCGGCGGGAGCGGCGCGCCCGGCACGGGCACGCGCGCGAGGAGCAGCAGCGCGGCCAGCCCGGCGGCCCCGTACTCGGCCATGCGGCGGGCCTCGGGCGCGCGGCGCGCGAGCGCGACCACCTGGAAGGCGAGCGCCGCGCCGAGCAGGACGGCGAAGTACACCCACGGCGGCGGAAATCCGAGCTGCCGGCCGTGGACGCTCTCGACCTCCGCGAGCGCGACGCCCATCCCGAACGCCGCCACGAGGTGCAGGAACTCCCGCGAGGGGAAGGTCGCGTGCCGGATGAGGAGAACCGCGAGCCCGGCCGAGCCGGCGAGCCACGGCCACGGCTGCGCCAGCGACGTGCTGGCCGACCCGACGATCAGGAGCACGAAGAAGCCGAGGCTCGCGAAGATGGCGGCCGGCGCGGGGCTGCCGACGCCGCCCGGCTCGTGCTCCCACTCGACGAAGACGTGGAACGTGAGCGCGAGGACCACGCACCAGAGCGCCGCCTCCCACGCGAGCCCTGCCCCCACCGCGCGCGTGAAGAGCCACGCGCCCAGGATAGCGACCGTCGCCGCGGCCGCGCCGAGCCCGATGCGGTAGGTGCGCTGCACCCGCGTGATCCAGCCGGCGGCGGCCGAGAGCGGGACGAGCAGGATGCCGTACGGATGGAAGTGCAAGCCCAGGCGCGTGCGGCTCGCGAAGTAGAGCACGAAGGCGAAGGGCACGAGCACGCCGCCGGCCTGGGCGATGAGCCATTCGAGGTCGGTTTCCTCGCCGCCGGCGAGCCGCGGCGCCACGGCGAAGAGGAGGGCGAACGCGCCCAGGATGGCGAGCCCGAGCAGCAGGCGGTCCGGCCCCATGCGCGTCCCGATCCAGAGCGCCTGGTAGAAGACGGTGCCCGCCAGGCTGAGCAGCGCGAGCACGGGCCAGCGCCGCTGCCGCGCCAGGTAGAGGAGCCCGGTGTCGAGGAGGAGGACATAGCCGAAGAGGCCGATGGGCCGATCCGCGCCGGTCGAGAGCAGGAGCGGCGTCAAGAAGCCGCCCACCAGACCGAGCGACGCGATCACCTGCGACCCGTGCCGCCAGGAGAGGATGCAGCCGCTGGCGGTCACGGCGACCATCAGCACGAACGCAACCGGTATGGGCACGAGGCTGTAGCGGATGCTCGCGGCCCAGAACGCGGCGTAGAGGACGACCATGCCGGCGCCGGCGAGCGCGTCTGCCGTGCGCGCGTACCGCCGGCGGAGCGTCCACTCCGAGCCGGCAATGGAGGCGACGCCGACCACGGTGCCGAGCACGACGCGCAGCCAGGGCGGGATCAGCCCGTGCTCGATCGAGTACTTGAAGAAGAGAAGCCCGGCCAGGGCGAGGGCGACGCCGCCGAGCCCCGCCGCCGCGCGGACACCGAAGAGCTGCTCCCAGTCGATCTCCACGCGCGGCGCGGAGACGGGCGGCGGGACGGCGGGCCGCGGGGCGCCCGCCGGCGGCGGAGGCGGGGCCGCGGGGCGCTCGCGGAACGGCGGAGCGGCCGCCTGCGGCGGCACCGTCTCGGGCGCTGCCACGGGTGCCCGCGCCGGCTCCCGCTTCTCCGCGTGGTCGGGCGCCGCTTCCCGCGCCCGGAGCAGCGCGCGCAGCTGCTGCACCTCGCGCTCGAGCGCGGCGATGCGCTCCGCCAACGAGCCGCCCGTGGCGGTGCGGGCGATGGCGACGACCGCCAGGACGAGCGCTACGACACAGACCAGCCCGAGCATGCCGCCGGTCAGCTCATCGCCACGGCTCGACCAGGATCTTCGCGTGCGCGTCGGGGCGCGCGAGCGCCTCGAACGCGCCCGGCACGCCGTCCACCCCCACCCGTCCCGTCACCATCGGCGCGACGGGGATGCTCCCCTCGGCGATTGAAGCGAGCGTGCCCGCGAACTCCTCTGGCGTGTAGCCGAGCACGAACTGCAGCGACAGCTCCTTGTTGATGCCGTGCATGGGGCGGATGCGATCGTCCTCCATGCACACGCCGGCGACCACGACCCGCGCCTCGCGCGGCGCGTCGCGCATGAGCTGGTGGAGGAGCCCGGGCACGCCGACGCACTCGAAGAGGACGGCCGGGCGCGCGCCGGCGGCGGCCTGCCAGGCCTCGATCGGGCGCTGCCGCGCCGGATCGACGACCACATGCGCGCCCATGCGCTCGGCGAGCGCGCGCCGGGCGGGCGAGAAGTCGGCGGCGACGATGGGGCCGGCACCGCGCAGCCGGAGCGCCGCGATCACGGCCAGGCCGACGGGCCCACAGCCGATGACGAGCGGCGCATCCCCCGCCTCGAGCCGCGCCTTGGCGACCGCGTGCACGCCGACCGCCATCGGCTCGGTGAGCGCGGCGTCCTCGGTCGCGAGCCCGTCCGGCACCGGAAGTGCGAAGAGCTCCGAGAGCACCATCAGCTCGCCGTAGCCGCCGGGGTAGTCGTTCGAGTAGCCGATCGCCTGCACGCCGCTCGCGTCCGCGGTGAGCGGCATCGAGACGACCCGCGTCCCGCGCCCGAGCGCGCGCTGCGTATGCGGCCCGAAGTCGAGCACCTCGGCGCAGAACTCGTGCCCCATGACCACGTCGCGCGCCGGGTCGAGCGTGAACGGCACGCCCGACTCGCGCGCCGCCTCGACCATCCTGGGCGCGTGCCGGAGCGCGTGCAGGTCGGAGCCGCAGATGCCGCAGGCGAGCGTGCGGACGAGGA of Deltaproteobacteria bacterium contains these proteins:
- a CDS encoding NCS2 family permease → MIDRLFQLRARGTDLRTEVVGGASTFAALSYIVFVQPAVLATTGMEPGAVLAATCLASAFATALMGLWANYPIAVAPAMGHNFYFALVVAGPVAAGGLGCSWQVALGANCIAGVLFLVLSLVGLRERLIDAIPASLKHAIAAGIGLLLALVGLEWAGVVRAAPGTLVRLGDLHHPAVLVAMGGTLLVGVLRARRYRGAILAGTLATGVAAVALGLVPYHRLLAAPPSLAPTFARLD
- a CDS encoding DUF2339 domain-containing protein, giving the protein MLGLVCVVALVLAVVAIARTATGGSLAERIAALEREVQQLRALLRAREAAPDHAEKREPARAPVAAPETVPPQAAAPPFRERPAAPPPPPAGAPRPAVPPPVSAPRVEIDWEQLFGVRAAAGLGGVALALAGLLFFKYSIEHGLIPPWLRVVLGTVVGVASIAGSEWTLRRRYARTADALAGAGMVVLYAAFWAASIRYSLVPIPVAFVLMVAVTASGCILSWRHGSQVIASLGLVGGFLTPLLLSTGADRPIGLFGYVLLLDTGLLYLARQRRWPVLALLSLAGTVFYQALWIGTRMGPDRLLLGLAILGAFALLFAVAPRLAGGEETDLEWLIAQAGGVLVPFAFVLYFASRTRLGLHFHPYGILLVPLSAAAGWITRVQRTYRIGLGAAAATVAILGAWLFTRAVGAGLAWEAALWCVVLALTFHVFVEWEHEPGGVGSPAPAAIFASLGFFVLLIVGSASTSLAQPWPWLAGSAGLAVLLIRHATFPSREFLHLVAAFGMGVALAEVESVHGRQLGFPPPWVYFAVLLGAALAFQVVALARRAPEARRMAEYGAAGLAALLLLARVPVPGAPLPPLWLFHGTTLALGVLVALSATRLCSGPGVLGAALATAFVQWGWTGALRGPGETTPLLLQGAAVLLFTAWPFLAGARFRADRFAWYGAALAAPAWFLSLRRLYLFRFGAGTIGLLPVVLALVSLAAAVRARERWAESDPIRVGVIAWFGAVAMGFVTVAIPLQLEKEWITIGWALEGLAVTALWVRLDYPGLKYFGLALLWAVTVRLVANPAVLGYYPRPAFRIVNWLLYTYLVPAVALLGTAALLRPRELARARGWERERLYVHGMPAGALGAGFAALVVIFVWINLAIADWFATGPMLHVSFERMAGRDLTTSLAWAVYALVLLAIGMSRRSIGLRWVSLGLFMITIAKVFLHDLGQLHDLYRVASLLGLALALIAVSLAYQRFVFRGPSAEGT
- a CDS encoding zinc-binding dehydrogenase, which codes for MRAAVMRDARLLVDTLPDPVPGPGEILVRTLACGICGSDLHALRHAPRMVEAARESGVPFTLDPARDVVMGHEFCAEVLDFGPHTQRALGRGTRVVSMPLTADASGVQAIGYSNDYPGGYGELMVLSELFALPVPDGLATEDAALTEPMAVGVHAVAKARLEAGDAPLVIGCGPVGLAVIAALRLRGAGPIVAADFSPARRALAERMGAHVVVDPARQRPIEAWQAAAGARPAVLFECVGVPGLLHQLMRDAPREARVVVAGVCMEDDRIRPMHGINKELSLQFVLGYTPEEFAGTLASIAEGSIPVAPMVTGRVGVDGVPGAFEALARPDAHAKILVEPWR
- a CDS encoding DUF3999 domain-containing protein; translation: MDHDRLGAGGPGGDRALGPPRLPGAQVFRAGAALGRHRPSGRESGGARLLSAAGLPHRELAPLHLPGAGGGAARDGGAAPSAGARPRARLGARAAVRARDAGGRARGRVRRAGRDLRLDQPRDRRLVRDRADAARELRADGGARPDHVARLGGLRARAARHRHEPAEHRAALGEPRPLHDHDREGLSPRPGPVARPLPGGVAARARAGADRGLARVPALRLPRAIGGGDVRRERVLVALLGLVPLPARAEERADADLRRLFPEQAAVFVAAPGGLSRLKVPAEVLAACRPDLSDLRVFDRRGREVPYVIDTGPEARTRVEVKETVEAAILDVQREEMRREQGPPRQRESYALAAPATAPQAGAWELVFRTDRPRFVRRVDITAEAPDGGWRRIVDDGSLFRLPNIAKEKTRVTLPPLAGARLTVTLEGEDGFYLEPRLVFESARFLDPREEASVPLQELARRQADGRTIVELARPHGLVPDVLRLETATPAFDRTIEVWDVRPGGNDVLLGRASLFRLEAIAAVGESEMTLGPARGERLRVEIIDGDSAPLDGLTFAAVVRQPSLVFSLATGGGAEPAAVLYFGGGRAYAPRYDLAGLLPASGQALAGERASAAARLRDPSAAVAARLGSVEANPLFDGAPALGFAMRPGAVVDTRLYSERRALGVRPSSEGLSLLRLRAEDVAHARPDLADVRVVDAAARQWPYLLEPDAAPEWQPLGIPSPLRRERVSRYRLALPVSPIRLDQIVLDTDTPFFDRAFRLTATMEDKRESTLAQGRLVQRIGKPRPVSVDFPPARVVALELVVQDGDDAPLAFRAARARLILPELFLAAPAGDYFLLVGDPKASAPSYELTRVRDVVLAVSSAPVEARASGPNPDYSRARLAIERRGDLVPQVLLWTVLVAAVVVLTALTLRLARSGGDTPPPPA
- a CDS encoding LysM peptidoglycan-binding domain-containing protein, whose protein sequence is MVAATLLVAGCAALRARLGAPGAEHAPAAWDEAAFARKAIPTHRLRVPDETVIGAVRRYRIRAGDTLLDVARWFDLGYNEIVDANPGLDPWVPPVGTEVVVPTEWVLPCCTYQGIVVNIPELRLYYFRPAPDDPRTTLVTTYPVGLGRDDRRTPRGKFRVRSKQVNPTWYIPESIRREHIAERGDARRAIPGGAPDNPLGGYRLQLTHRLYGIHGTDVPWGIGMQATHGCVRLYPEDIERLFRLVEVGTPVEFTYQPVKVGRRDGAAYVEVERDIYRYTRSLAGAARTALAREKLASRVDRRLLDAALASPTGVPLRVSPDGRRAL